A window of Ruminococcus champanellensis 18P13 = JCM 17042 contains these coding sequences:
- a CDS encoding cellulase family glycosylhydrolase, with the protein MLKKLWAYLSAAAVSVAMLGSMSANAAYVKANDYTRNLSVTDVTAVQDYLTAKCDTVNSLADLNQDEVIDAMDLALHKRILLGNLELLEPPTQMRDLTASQLLDEITIGWNLGNTLDATTTSWLPNPTPAQSETAWGCPMTTKAMIDKVKEGGFNTVRVPVSWIDHTGSAPEYQIDEAWMNRVQEVVNYVIDNDMYCILNIHHENDWLIPTNAQKDSVNARLDAIWTQIATRFGSYDEHLIFEGMNEPRLVGDPNEWNGGNQEARQVINSYNQTFVNTVRATGGNNAIRCLMVPTYAASCSSTTVNDFVLPTDTVANKLIVDIHSYSPYNFALNTSGTSSFTQSDISQLQWTLQEIYNSFGAKGIPVIIGEFGALNKNNINGRVLWGENYLRIAKSYNIRCIWWDNNAFDTSGENFGLLNRGTLTWQYPELLEAMMKGLNS; encoded by the coding sequence ATGCTGAAAAAACTATGGGCATACCTGAGCGCTGCTGCCGTCAGCGTGGCAATGCTGGGTTCCATGTCCGCAAACGCCGCTTATGTGAAGGCAAACGACTACACCCGGAACCTGTCCGTAACGGATGTAACCGCAGTGCAGGACTATCTGACCGCAAAGTGCGATACGGTCAATTCTCTGGCAGATCTGAACCAGGACGAAGTCATTGATGCCATGGATCTGGCGCTGCACAAGCGGATTCTGCTGGGAAACCTGGAGCTTCTGGAGCCGCCCACACAGATGCGGGATCTGACCGCAAGCCAGCTGCTGGACGAGATCACCATTGGCTGGAACCTGGGCAACACCCTGGACGCTACCACAACCTCCTGGCTGCCCAATCCCACACCGGCACAGTCGGAAACCGCCTGGGGCTGTCCCATGACCACCAAGGCAATGATCGACAAGGTGAAGGAAGGCGGCTTTAACACTGTCCGTGTTCCAGTTAGCTGGATCGACCATACCGGCAGTGCACCGGAGTACCAGATCGACGAGGCTTGGATGAACCGGGTACAGGAAGTGGTCAACTATGTGATCGACAATGACATGTACTGCATTCTCAACATTCACCACGAAAACGATTGGCTGATTCCCACCAACGCCCAGAAGGACAGCGTCAACGCCCGGCTGGATGCCATCTGGACCCAGATCGCCACCCGGTTCGGCAGCTACGATGAGCATCTGATTTTCGAGGGCATGAACGAGCCTCGGCTTGTGGGAGATCCCAACGAGTGGAACGGCGGCAACCAGGAAGCACGACAGGTCATCAACAGCTACAACCAGACCTTTGTGAACACCGTCCGGGCAACTGGCGGCAACAATGCCATTCGCTGTCTGATGGTACCCACCTATGCGGCATCCTGCTCCTCCACAACGGTGAATGACTTCGTGCTGCCCACGGATACGGTTGCCAACAAGCTGATCGTGGACATCCACAGCTACTCGCCCTATAACTTTGCACTGAATACCAGCGGCACCTCCAGCTTCACCCAGTCTGACATCAGTCAGCTCCAGTGGACCCTCCAGGAGATCTACAACTCCTTCGGCGCAAAGGGCATTCCGGTCATCATCGGAGAATTCGGCGCTCTGAACAAAAACAACATCAATGGCCGGGTACTCTGGGGGGAGAATTATCTCCGCATCGCCAAGAGCTACAACATCCGTTGCATCTGGTGGGATAACAACGCCTTCGACACCAGCGGCGAGAATTTCGGACTGCTGAACCGAGGAACTCTGACCTGGCAGTATCCGGAGCTGCTGGAGGCCATGATGAAGGGATTAAACAGTTAA
- a CDS encoding dockerin type I domain-containing protein produces the protein MNVSHKSHRRRAGLMALCMLATCGAMLPENSVQQTVSADSFGLYGDLDGNGMVNAMDLQLLKSYVLGNITSFPAGDASFGDLTGDGQVNKADVQILQDYLMSRCNGFIQQGTVYDNIYFAKHAVLELAATETTNAGSLTGTYVNVDNVQGSAVTWTVQAPVEGNYRVDLRFANGSGAVRPMALQCSNGSDTWTLSFAATSGWTDWQTYSLVLKLNAGANTLRVTSTQDAGGPNLDYLRLTRTDAEATAPDAVDPPVTEEVTLADMPAEYTTAMEWIWTNRIQDEQSTARRNTIFDQIVGGNGSINYVIRWQSYKHITLEQRQKLEQLLEDAINGWTDYLVGYEGWKYQHVDVKIVGWAVLDKSCLEDLQPDEIVYDNLLEPYDSSGDTSNGVETIPNLLPSAPDELSRFYHFSNNIGFDYPGGLDKRFDMYLWATQGFPSIGGCGGDWGQRLSDDAYLNIINSGFGIHVLEHELGHGFGLTDFYGGEGEKGGFPPGGFPGGENSLMMAGSASKITDFDSWMLRYVWSKIKDESGRFS, from the coding sequence ATGAACGTTTCGCACAAGAGCCACCGGCGTCGTGCCGGACTGATGGCGCTGTGCATGCTGGCAACCTGCGGCGCAATGCTGCCGGAAAACAGCGTGCAGCAAACCGTTTCTGCGGACAGCTTCGGGCTGTACGGAGATCTGGACGGCAACGGCATGGTCAACGCCATGGACCTGCAACTGCTGAAATCCTATGTACTGGGCAATATCACCAGTTTTCCTGCAGGCGATGCCTCCTTCGGGGATCTGACAGGAGACGGGCAGGTGAACAAGGCGGATGTACAGATCCTGCAGGATTATCTGATGAGCCGGTGCAACGGCTTTATCCAGCAGGGTACCGTATATGACAACATCTATTTTGCAAAGCATGCGGTGCTGGAGCTTGCCGCAACGGAAACCACCAACGCCGGTTCCCTTACCGGTACCTACGTCAACGTGGACAATGTGCAGGGCAGCGCTGTCACCTGGACGGTGCAAGCACCTGTGGAGGGAAATTACCGGGTTGATCTGCGTTTTGCCAACGGCAGCGGCGCAGTTCGTCCCATGGCACTGCAATGCAGCAATGGTTCTGACACCTGGACTCTGTCCTTTGCCGCTACCAGCGGCTGGACGGACTGGCAGACCTACAGCTTGGTGCTGAAGCTGAACGCCGGAGCGAATACGCTTCGTGTGACATCCACCCAGGACGCAGGCGGGCCCAATCTGGACTACCTGCGGCTGACCCGGACGGATGCAGAAGCGACTGCGCCGGATGCTGTGGATCCGCCGGTAACAGAGGAAGTAACGCTGGCGGATATGCCGGCAGAATACACCACTGCCATGGAGTGGATCTGGACCAACCGGATCCAGGACGAGCAGTCCACCGCACGACGGAACACCATCTTTGACCAGATCGTGGGAGGGAACGGCTCCATCAACTATGTGATCCGTTGGCAGTCCTACAAGCACATTACCCTGGAGCAACGGCAGAAGCTGGAGCAGCTGCTGGAGGATGCCATCAATGGCTGGACGGATTACCTGGTTGGCTATGAAGGCTGGAAGTACCAGCATGTGGACGTAAAGATCGTAGGCTGGGCAGTACTGGACAAAAGCTGCCTGGAGGATCTGCAGCCGGACGAGATCGTCTACGACAATCTGTTGGAGCCCTATGACAGCTCCGGGGACACCTCCAACGGGGTGGAGACCATTCCGAATCTGCTGCCCAGTGCGCCGGATGAGCTGTCCCGGTTCTATCACTTCTCCAACAACATCGGCTTCGATTATCCGGGCGGACTGGATAAGCGGTTTGATATGTACCTGTGGGCAACCCAGGGTTTCCCCTCCATCGGGGGCTGCGGCGGCGACTGGGGACAGCGCCTGTCCGATGATGCCTATCTGAACATTATCAACTCCGGCTTCGGCATTCACGTGCTGGAGCATGAGCTGGGACACGGCTTCGGTCTCACGGACTTCTACGGAGGCGAAGGCGAAAAGGGCGGCTTTCCGCCCGGAGGATTCCCCGGCGGCGAGAACTCTTTGATGATGGCAGGTTCCGCAAGCAAGATCACCGACTTTGACAGCTGGATGCTCCGGTACGTTTGGAGCAAGATCAAGGACGAAAGCGGCAGATTCTCGTAA
- a CDS encoding putative bifunctional diguanylate cyclase/phosphodiesterase, whose protein sequence is MAKSRMEFTKNQTEWIVLTLLALLLLLFQLITSRLTRYGGTFAIGETELEYGRLCSIFNVLQIFTGMLMVINTKRKGWICMSILSILNLIMVISTVFVQQQVNNLPGVAMQALNLIICSTIYFYVRKCDINAARLDEVANTDELTGLPNRRSLLRHVNRRISKGTPFAFVLLDLDNFKSINDTAGHEYGDEILQQIAQRWKEQVQNKNAFFARLGGDEFVLITDYNGDLGKLEQMLHEAINRAPSDKRTRFSVRDSSFFITASMGISLFPEHADNVSTLMSYADIAMYQAKARGRQGLCMFRQEMDSALTDNLQIEQMLRDALQENRFFLAFQPQYHISDHSLRGFETLVRMRDAKGNQVSPGRFIPVAEASALMIQLDQWIMGNALTCMQPVVAQHPDIILSVNVSARNLLHGDFSTYVQNLLRSTGFPARNLELEVTESLFISSLEHASKILNRLRDIGIRIALDDFGTGYASLSYLNRLPIDLLKIDKSFIDQINSDTNGNAFVKAIITMGHVLGCEVISEGVESDSQLDVLKGYACDLLQGFLWGKPLSFEEAKQLAQKEPIPS, encoded by the coding sequence ATGGCGAAAAGCAGAATGGAATTTACAAAGAATCAGACGGAGTGGATCGTTCTGACCCTGCTGGCGCTGCTGTTGCTGCTGTTCCAGCTGATTACCTCCCGCCTTACACGGTACGGCGGAACCTTTGCCATTGGTGAAACGGAGTTAGAATACGGCAGGCTTTGCAGCATCTTCAATGTGCTGCAAATCTTCACCGGCATGCTGATGGTCATCAACACCAAGCGCAAGGGCTGGATCTGCATGTCCATTCTCTCGATTTTGAATCTGATAATGGTAATCTCCACCGTATTTGTTCAGCAGCAGGTCAACAATCTGCCCGGAGTCGCTATGCAGGCGCTGAATCTCATCATTTGCAGCACCATTTATTTTTATGTACGCAAATGTGACATCAACGCCGCCAGGCTGGATGAAGTCGCCAATACGGACGAGCTGACCGGGCTGCCCAACCGGCGTTCCCTGCTGCGGCATGTAAACAGGCGAATCAGCAAGGGAACGCCCTTTGCCTTTGTGCTGCTGGACCTGGACAACTTCAAATCCATCAACGACACCGCCGGTCACGAATACGGAGATGAGATCCTACAGCAGATTGCCCAGCGCTGGAAGGAGCAGGTGCAGAATAAAAACGCCTTTTTTGCCCGGCTGGGCGGAGATGAGTTCGTGCTGATCACGGACTACAACGGGGATCTGGGAAAGCTGGAGCAGATGCTCCACGAAGCCATCAACCGTGCACCCTCGGATAAGCGCACCCGGTTCTCGGTGCGGGACAGCTCCTTTTTCATCACTGCCAGCATGGGGATATCCCTGTTCCCGGAGCATGCGGACAACGTTTCCACCTTGATGAGCTATGCGGATATTGCCATGTACCAGGCAAAGGCACGGGGCAGACAAGGTCTGTGCATGTTCCGGCAGGAAATGGACTCCGCACTGACCGACAATCTGCAAATAGAGCAGATGCTCCGGGATGCATTGCAGGAAAACCGCTTCTTTCTGGCGTTCCAGCCCCAGTACCACATTTCCGATCACAGCCTGCGGGGCTTTGAGACCCTTGTCCGGATGCGGGATGCAAAGGGCAATCAGGTCAGTCCGGGGCGATTTATCCCGGTGGCGGAGGCAAGCGCTCTGATGATTCAATTGGATCAGTGGATCATGGGGAACGCCCTTACCTGCATGCAGCCCGTTGTGGCACAGCACCCGGATATAATCCTGTCTGTGAATGTTTCTGCCCGGAACCTGCTGCATGGAGATTTCTCCACCTATGTGCAGAATCTGCTGCGCAGCACCGGCTTTCCGGCAAGAAATCTGGAGCTTGAGGTGACGGAATCCTTGTTCATCTCCTCTCTGGAGCATGCAAGCAAGATTCTGAACCGGCTGCGTGATATTGGGATCCGCATCGCTCTGGACGATTTCGGCACCGGCTACGCTTCCCTCAGCTATCTGAACCGGCTGCCCATTGATCTGCTGAAAATCGACAAATCCTTCATCGACCAGATCAACAGCGACACAAACGGCAATGCCTTTGTCAAGGCCATCATCACTATGGGGCATGTGCTGGGCTGTGAGGTCATTTCCGAAGGGGTGGAATCCGACAGCCAACTGGACGTGCTGAAGGGCTACGCCTGTGATCTGCTCCAGGGCTTTCTGTGGGGCAAACCCCTTTCCTTTGAGGAGGCAAAGCAATTGGCTCAAAAGGAGCCCATTCCATCATAA